A segment of the Longimicrobium sp. genome:
ACGGTGGGGCAGGGGCTCTCGGTGGAGCTCGACGCCGCGTCGCTGCGGCCGCTGGGCAGGAGCGCGGGCCGGTAGCGCCGGTCCGCCGGGAGCCGTCCGGGCGGGCTCCGGATCCGGACGCCGCGCCCGGAGTGGATGCAGCAGGCAGGTTCACGTCACCAGAACGTCTCCAGGAGGCCACTCATGTCGGAAGACCGCGAAGACACCACCGTCTACACCGCCGTAATGAACCACGAAGAGCAGTACTCCATCTGGCCGGTGCACCGCGAGCTCCCGCTCGGGTGGACGGCCGTGGGAACGCCGGGCCGCAAGGAGGAGGTGCTGGCGTACATCGAGGAGGTGTGGACCGACATGCGGCCGCTGAGCCTGCGCAGGCAGATGGAGGCGGCGGGAGCCGCGGACGCGAGCTGACCCGGCAACCAGTCACTGGAGAGGAGCCCTGCGATGGCCGAGATGGGGAGGTACTGCAAGGCGTACCACGTGCGCAGCCTGCGCGAGTTCCCGGGGTGGGCGCCGCGGCTGGAGAACCTGCGCCCGGACGCCCGCGTGGTGGACGGCGAGGAGGTGGAGCGCACCCGCGCCGAGCTGCACGACGACGACATCCTGTACGTGCAGGAGACGTACGTGGTGACCGACGGGATCTTCCTGGACGAGAACGTGGTGTTCGACGCGGTCACGCCGGAGTGGGAGGAGTTCTGCCGCGGCGTGCTGGGCTTCGAGCTTCCCCCCGACGAGGCGCCGCGGCCGGAGCCCGCCGCCGCCGGCGCCGAGGGATGACGCCCGTTCCGCCGCCCCCCAGGGACGCCGCGGCCGGTCCCGGGATCGGCCGCGGCGCCGCGTTCGGCCCGCCGGGGAGCCTCCGCGCCTGCGTGTGGATGCAGGTGCCGCGCGGACGCTCGCACTGGATCGCGTCGCTGCGCTTCCGCGCGGGCGCGCCCCCGGCCGCCGACCCCCGTCCCGGCGCCGCCCCGCCTCCCGGCGCGGGGGGCGAGCCGTGAGCGCGGCCACGGCCGCGCCGGGGCGCGCGGTGGAGGTGCGGCCCGGACCCGGCACCCGGCTGCGCCTCTTCTGCTTCCCCTACGCCGGCGGGGGCGCGGGCGCGTACCGCGGCTGGCAGGCGGCGCTCCCCCCGGCGGTGGAGGCGTGCCCGGTGTACCTGCCGGGGCGCGAGCGGCGCTTCCGCGAGCGGGTGCACACGCGGATGGAGCCGCTGGTGGAGGAGCTGCACCAGGCGCTCCGTCCGCACCTGGACCTCCCGTTCGCCCTCTTCGGGCACAGCATGGGCGCGGCGGTCGCGTTCGAGCTGGCGCGCGCGATGGAGCGGGACGGGACGCCGCCGGCGCACCTGTTCGTCTCCGGGCGGCGCGCCCCGCAGCGCCCGCCCGACCGGGAGCGGATCCACGCGCTCCCGGACGCCGAGTTCGTGGACCGGCTGCGCGCGCTGGAGGGGACCCCCGACGAGGTCGTGGGCGACCCGGAGATGATGGAGCTGATGCTCCCCGTCCTGCGCGGCGACTTCGAGCTCTCCGAGACCTACCGCTACCGTGAGGGTCCGCCGCTGTCGTGCCCGCTCACGGCGCTGGGCGGCACGGGCGACGCCCACGTCGGCCGCGACGACCTGCTGGCCTGGCGCGACCAGACGCGGGGCTTCTTCCGCCTGCGGACCTTCCCCGGCGGCCACTTCTTCCTGCACACCCACCAGGCCGACGTGATCCAGGAGGTCGCCGACGGCCTCCTGCGCGTCCTGACGACCCGATAGCGCCGCCCGCCGCTCCATCCAGAGCTCTTCCCTCAGAACAATCCAGGGCGCGGCGAAGCCGCCGCGATTCCCCCACGGCCTCCGCGCCGCGCGGGCCGGGACGGCGCGTCCCCGCGTCCCGCTTCCGCGCTGCCGCCGCCGCGCGCGGACCCCGCGCGCTCCACCGACCGAACCCGGACACCGCGATGCTGACCCTGCCCCCCGCGCTGCTCGAGAACTGGATGCGCGACTACTACTTCCGCGCCGAGGTGGACATCGGCAGCAGCGGCGTGGAGGACTTCGGATTCGCCGAGCTGCG
Coding sequences within it:
- a CDS encoding MbtH family NRPS accessory protein — encoded protein: MSEDREDTTVYTAVMNHEEQYSIWPVHRELPLGWTAVGTPGRKEEVLAYIEEVWTDMRPLSLRRQMEAAGAADAS
- a CDS encoding alpha/beta fold hydrolase — encoded protein: MSAATAAPGRAVEVRPGPGTRLRLFCFPYAGGGAGAYRGWQAALPPAVEACPVYLPGRERRFRERVHTRMEPLVEELHQALRPHLDLPFALFGHSMGAAVAFELARAMERDGTPPAHLFVSGRRAPQRPPDRERIHALPDAEFVDRLRALEGTPDEVVGDPEMMELMLPVLRGDFELSETYRYREGPPLSCPLTALGGTGDAHVGRDDLLAWRDQTRGFFRLRTFPGGHFFLHTHQADVIQEVADGLLRVLTTR